One window of Nymphaea colorata isolate Beijing-Zhang1983 chromosome 1, ASM883128v2, whole genome shotgun sequence genomic DNA carries:
- the LOC116256006 gene encoding uncharacterized protein LOC116256006, with the protein MVMRKHGGSERRSRFGLFSVGKQARVSRVLQFRDASMPSVGTRRSTRVFVPKTVGNIGDSPVKELRSGKRLVLEGAGKPLAASGEEWIRLLGNPSDVSEGESEETKHNKKKKSRSLKNDGRDVAADRLLPWRKERSERKLRRLEHGGGDSGAVLSSVSRQKLSEWVGGRDGCGALLADQGAVGVSSHFRMFGITYSRKRRREGLTDGERMQSSEEHRMYGLSFTRKQRRKICKNSKINSPSQLIVLKEIPGNCIREIALFAKRLSSGLDENEIGTGMGVSYQNFWQKNSRHAMLACIVEPSYSNSCYFANFLVSVLRSIGKPGFKVYSFAWFLFLESIASVFSDHGILFVPLLRSVKLDKCLCVKNRGITALDVSGEEITDSLRQCGCMLDWCSTMLAMLQESIAKENLLALKCRSRRLADPGICAIFGAYGSVPLLSLNFAALPTFFMHMHADMMLFGSKMHSWRWMTGWYLSAAHDLVSAKSSEDSQSQNFSGVAGTATLKKKRYSIVSARSKFLNHQKKRSSPHTVRAIRRSPLKDRLNVLMNETKSPLLMSDMSLRNRSFEKIKGLRILLEGLKQNIDTASCKANILVVDHDRCWRETGACITLEASESKEWLLAVKNHGLTRYLHKPHEMRPCTSNRYTHAMMWTGEKGPRGWKLEFYDRNDWVVFKELYKECVERNAVSTPVRFIPTPVVREVPDYESTYSASFVRPSEYITDVDDEIGRALADDSVIYDIDSDDERWLNELRGHDEGCEHRELDTCKHIAADEFEKVMDRLEKIAFRQSDDISNIDVVTGLCTDLLEKDKVNVVYDYWLRKRKHKGKALVRVFQRPPMKRAQLIQKPFLRKKRSFKMTRSGRRQGGRGKPEAFLQEAAYAEELRKIREAQEAASKAREAAISKRRKAQSLMRTADLAVFKSVMAVRIAFAKQNSHVSPRTLIDLQQR; encoded by the exons ATGGTGATGAGGAAGCATGGAGGTTCTGAGCGGCGTTCGCGTTTTGGATTGTTTTCTGTTGGGAAGCAGGCCAGGGTTTCTAGGGTTTTGCAGTTCCGAGACGCCTCCATGCCTTCCGTGGGCACGCGGAGGTCGACCAGGGTGTTTGTCCCGAAGACCGTCGGGAACATCGGGGACTCGCCGGTGAAGGAGTTACGGTCCGGGAAGCGCCTGGTGCTCGAGGGGGCTGGGAAGCCTTTGGCCGCGTCTGGGGAGGAGTGGATCAGGTTGCTGGGGAATCCCAGCGATGTGTCGGAGGGGGAATCGGAGGAGACGaagcacaacaagaagaagaaatctcGGAGTTTGAAGAATGACGGAAGGGATGTGGCTGCGGATAGGCTACTGCCctggagaaaggaaaggagtGAGAGGAAGCTCCGCAGGTTGGAGCATGGCGGTGGGGATTCTGGGGCTGTACTATCGTCCGTATCACGCCAGAAACTCTCCGAGTGGGTTGGTGGAAGGGATGGCTGTGGAGCCTTGCTTGCTGACCAGGGCGCTGTTGGCGTGAGCAGCCACTTTAGGATGTTTGGGATTACTTACAGTCGGAAACGGCGGAGGGAGGGACTAACTGATGGCGAAAGGATGCAATCTTCGGAGGAGCATAGAATGTATGGTTTGTCCTTTACACGCAAACAGAGGAggaaaatttgcaaaaattcaaaGATCAATTCTCCTTCCCAACTGATAGTTCTGAAGGAAATTCCAGGGAACTGCATCAGGGAGATTGCTCTTTTTGCAAAAAGACTCTCATCGGGGCTGGATGAGAATGAGATAGGAACGGGGATGGGTGTCTCCTATCAGAATTTCTGGCAAAAGAATTCTCGCCATGCGATGCTTGCTTGCATAGTAGAGCCTTCTTACAGCAATTCATGTTATTTTGCAAATTTTCTGGTTTCAGTTTTGCGTTCGATTGGGAAACCAGGATTCAAGGTGTACAGTTTTGCTTGGTTTTTGTTCCTGGAATCGATAGCTTCTGTCTTCTCTGACCACGGCATACTTTTTGTGCCTCTTCTTCGTTCCGTGAAGCTCGACAAGTGTCTTTGTGTCAAGAATAGAGGGATAACCGCCCTCGACGTTTCCGGTGAGGAGATTACCGATAGTTTGAGG CAATGTGGCTGTATGCTAGATTGGTGCTCGACCATGCTGGCTATGTTACAGGAGAGTATTGCTAAAGAAAACCTTTTGGCCCTTAAGTGTCGATCTAGACGACTCGCTGATCCTGGTATTTGTGCAATCTTCGGGGCTTACGGATCTGTTCCCTTGCTATCCTTAAACTTTGCTGCTTTACCAacattttttatgcatatgCACGCCGATATGATGCTCTTTGGTTCTAAAATGCATTCGTGGAGGTGGATGACTGGATGGTACTTGAGTGCTGCACATGATTTGGTATCTGCAAAGAGTTCTGAAGATTCTCAATCACAAAACTTTTCAGGGGTTGCTGGAACTGctactttgaaaaaaaaacgatacTCAATTGTTTCGGCTAGATCAAAATTTCTAAATCACCAAAAGAAGAGGAGTTCGCCACATACTGTCAGAGCCATCAGACGTTCGCCTTTAAAGGATCGTCTGAATGTGTTAATGAATGAAACCAAGAGCCCTCTGCTGATGTCCGATATGTCATTGAGAAATAGGAGCTTTGAGAAGATTAAGGGACTAAGAATTCTGTTAGAAGGTTTGAAGCAAAATATTGACACTGCATCGTGCAAGGCAAACATCTTGGTTGTCGACCATGATAGATGTTGGAGAGAAACTGGTGCTTGCATTACGTTAGAGGCATCTGAATCTAAAGAATGGCTTCTTGCTGTTAAAAATCATGGCTTGACAAGGTACCTACACAAACCACATGAGATGAGGCCTTGCACATCTAACCGTTACACACATGCCATGATGTGGACGGGTGAAAAGGGTCCAAGGGGTTGGAAGCTTGAGTTTTATGATAGAAATGATTGGGTTGTCTTTAAGGAACTATACAAGGAATGTGTTGAGAGGAATGCAGTGTCAACGCCAGTCAGGTTTATTCCAACTCCTGTAGTGCGTGAAGTACCTGACTATGAGTCAACTTACTCTGCTAGCTTTGTGCGTCCGTCTGAGTATATCACTGATGTGGATGATGAAATTGGGAGAGCTCTTGCTGATGACTCTGTGATATATGATATCGACTCTGATGATGAAAGGTGGCTCAATGAATTAAGGGGGCATGATGAGGGTTGTGAACACAGAGAACTTGATACTTGCAAGCATATTGCTGCAGATGAATTTGAGAAGGTCATGGATAGACTGGAGAAGATTGCGTTCAGACAGTCAGATGACATCTCTAACATCGATGTGGTTACTGGCCTTTGTACTGATTTGTTGGAAAAGGACAAAGTTAATGTGGTATATGATTATTggttaagaaagagaaaacataaaGGCAAGGCTCTTGTTAGGGTTTTCCAG CGACCACCAATGAAGAGAGCACAGCTGATTCAAAAACCATtcttgaggaagaagagatcTTTCAAGATGACTAGGTCAGGCCGTCGTCAAGGAGGTCGAGGCAAGCCAGAGGCTTTTCTACAAG AAGCAGCGTATGCTGAAGAACTGCGCAAGATTCGAGAAGCCCAAGAAGCCGCAAGCAAAGCAAGGGAAGCAGCTATTTCAAAACGGAGGAAGGCACAGTCTCTCATGCGTACTGCAGACTTGGCTGTATTCAAGTCGGTCAtggcagtgagaattgccttcGCAAAGCAAAATTCCCATGTCTCCCCGAGGACGTTGATTGACTTGCAGCAACGGTAA